The following proteins are encoded in a genomic region of Dehalococcoidia bacterium:
- a CDS encoding ABC transporter substrate-binding protein gives MTALLLAGVACAPAPSPAPGPAAPPPNQPTASSAPTAPAAPAAPAAPPTSTPRPILPPTPTLVATPAAAVLPGEKPVYGGMLSIVHRTEPPSLNPVKEPSINTHHATFPIYEYILRRDPKAPWDKIIPDLAESWDVSSDGTQYTFRLLKDVKWQDGKPFGAQDVAFYLRTKANPPVPRIALASYFRSISKVDVVDLYTVRVTLAAPDSSFLLHVSESRQSVAPAHLMQDADGKYTDKVLDAQAVGTGPYKFKEWKHGTSVVLEKDPQYRIKGLPYLDGITYYIIPDRATQFAAFRSGRVDITGVGAGAYLTTAELQVTKSQLAGKVSIYYTKTALQTSVLFNPAKKPFDDLRVRQAVHLATDRQAALKLTADGVGLIGGAIYPSPWSMPPEEVVSMPGFRQPKDQDVAKAKQLMADAGYTSGTDIIMGVRQEDQKPAEWFQNELRQIGIRATLRPMANTPYYDSSSKKEFPVYFGTKSMPTGHPDDLGDYYLSTAQIYSQLQDPKVDELFNAVARTVDMTEARKKSAALDRYLSVEQVYGVVLVHPDGYRAAWNRVRNLHLQNAGQLDSQRYEDAWKTPE, from the coding sequence GTGACAGCACTTCTGCTGGCGGGGGTGGCGTGCGCTCCCGCTCCGTCGCCCGCTCCAGGTCCCGCCGCTCCACCACCCAACCAGCCAACGGCGTCAAGCGCGCCCACGGCTCCGGCGGCTCCGGCCGCTCCAGCGGCGCCACCGACGAGCACGCCGCGGCCTATTCTTCCTCCGACGCCCACGCTGGTGGCGACACCGGCTGCGGCTGTGCTACCCGGCGAGAAGCCCGTCTACGGGGGCATGCTTAGCATCGTGCACCGGACGGAGCCGCCCAGTCTGAATCCGGTCAAGGAACCGAGCATCAACACGCACCATGCCACGTTCCCAATTTATGAATACATACTGCGCCGAGACCCGAAGGCCCCGTGGGACAAGATCATTCCTGATCTGGCGGAGTCGTGGGATGTGAGTTCCGACGGAACGCAGTACACGTTCCGCCTTCTCAAAGACGTGAAGTGGCAGGACGGCAAGCCTTTCGGTGCCCAGGATGTGGCGTTTTATCTGAGGACGAAGGCCAATCCGCCTGTCCCTCGCATAGCTCTGGCATCCTATTTCCGCTCTATATCCAAGGTGGACGTGGTTGACCTCTACACCGTGCGCGTCACTCTGGCCGCGCCTGACTCGTCGTTCCTTTTGCACGTCAGCGAGTCGCGGCAGTCAGTGGCCCCCGCTCACTTGATGCAGGACGCGGACGGCAAGTACACGGACAAAGTCCTTGACGCGCAGGCGGTAGGCACGGGCCCCTACAAGTTCAAGGAATGGAAGCACGGTACGTCCGTGGTGCTGGAGAAGGACCCCCAGTACCGCATCAAGGGCCTGCCGTATCTAGACGGCATCACGTACTACATCATTCCAGACAGGGCCACGCAGTTCGCGGCGTTCAGGTCCGGGCGCGTTGACATCACGGGCGTCGGCGCCGGAGCCTACCTGACCACCGCGGAGCTTCAGGTCACGAAGAGCCAGCTTGCGGGCAAGGTGAGCATTTATTACACAAAGACGGCGCTTCAGACCTCCGTCCTTTTCAACCCCGCCAAGAAGCCCTTTGACGACCTTCGCGTACGGCAGGCCGTCCATCTGGCCACCGACAGGCAGGCCGCTTTGAAACTGACCGCGGACGGGGTCGGATTGATAGGCGGCGCGATCTATCCCAGCCCATGGTCCATGCCTCCGGAAGAGGTGGTGTCCATGCCGGGGTTCCGCCAGCCCAAGGACCAGGACGTAGCGAAGGCGAAACAGCTTATGGCGGATGCCGGATACACCAGCGGCACGGACATCATCATGGGGGTCAGACAGGAAGACCAGAAGCCGGCGGAGTGGTTCCAGAACGAGCTGCGACAGATAGGCATCCGCGCCACGCTTAGGCCGATGGCGAACACTCCTTACTACGATTCGTCCAGCAAGAAAGAGTTTCCCGTGTACTTCGGGACCAAGTCCATGCCGACCGGGCACCCGGACGACCTGGGCGATTATTACCTGAGCACGGCGCAGATATACTCCCAGCTGCAAGACCCGAAAGTGGACGAGCTGTTCAATGCCGTAGCGCGCACGGTGGACATGACGGAAGCACGGAAGAAGTCCGCGGCTCTTGATCGGTACCTGTCGGTCGAGCAAGTCTACGGTGTGGTGCTGGTGCATCCGGACGGCTATCGTGCGG
- a CDS encoding CoA transferase, producing MQNTTSVLPLRRYRVIDFGTALAGGQPGQMLADMGAEVIKVESRQHLDGFRLGNPGKGVTDPEERRPSFHSLGRNKLDITVDITQPKAQDVIGRLVTQSDVVFENFTPGVLARAGLDYPSLRRFNPQLVMVSLSSAGQRGPLSSIVVYAPAMSALAGADSVMGYRDGPLAGLRSGYGDATAAAYAVVAVLTALLHRNRTGQGQYIDLSAWEATATVLGQAFLEYVLTRRVPQPRGNWHPNMAPHGNYRCKGDDRWVAIAVGSDGEWRSLCRVLGDPEWARDPRFATSDQRVLHAQALDEQLSQWTLNHTPQEAAQMLQKAGVAATAVITYAEQYEDPHFKARHTYERLDHPLLPGEVVSGIPWKFSRTPGSLRRHAPFVGEHNGYIFSSLLGFTDLEFQEMAREGVIR from the coding sequence ATGCAGAACACGACTAGCGTACTGCCTCTCCGCCGTTATCGCGTTATCGACTTCGGCACGGCCCTCGCGGGCGGACAGCCCGGTCAGATGCTGGCTGACATGGGCGCTGAAGTAATCAAGGTGGAATCGCGCCAGCACCTTGACGGTTTCCGGTTGGGCAATCCCGGAAAGGGCGTCACGGACCCCGAAGAGCGCAGGCCGAGCTTTCACAGCCTGGGTCGTAACAAGCTCGACATCACGGTGGATATCACGCAGCCGAAAGCGCAAGATGTGATTGGCAGACTCGTGACTCAGAGTGATGTTGTGTTCGAGAACTTCACTCCAGGCGTGCTTGCCCGCGCTGGTCTGGACTACCCCTCTCTGCGTCGCTTCAACCCACAGTTGGTGATGGTGTCGCTTTCGTCGGCGGGGCAGCGCGGCCCATTGAGCAGCATCGTGGTGTATGCTCCCGCAATGTCAGCGCTCGCTGGCGCGGACAGCGTGATGGGCTATCGGGACGGCCCTCTCGCGGGGCTGCGTTCCGGCTATGGCGACGCCACCGCGGCCGCCTACGCGGTTGTTGCTGTGCTTACCGCTCTTTTGCACAGGAACCGCACGGGACAGGGCCAGTACATAGACCTTTCCGCGTGGGAAGCAACCGCGACAGTTCTGGGGCAGGCGTTCCTGGAGTACGTGCTTACGCGGCGCGTGCCGCAGCCCAGGGGGAACTGGCACCCCAACATGGCGCCGCACGGAAACTACCGCTGCAAGGGAGATGACCGATGGGTCGCCATTGCCGTTGGCAGCGACGGTGAATGGCGGAGCCTTTGCCGTGTCCTGGGCGATCCGGAGTGGGCGAGGGATCCGCGCTTCGCGACTTCCGATCAACGCGTGCTCCACGCCCAGGCGCTTGACGAGCAGTTGTCTCAGTGGACTCTGAACCATACGCCCCAGGAGGCCGCCCAGATGCTTCAGAAAGCTGGCGTAGCGGCGACGGCTGTGATAACCTATGCGGAACAATATGAGGATCCTCACTTCAAGGCTCGCCATACCTACGAACGTCTGGACCATCCCCTACTGCCCGGAGAGGTGGTTTCGGGAATTCCATGGAAATTCAGCCGCACGCCGGGGTCTCTCAGGCGCCATGCTCCTTTCGTAGGGGAGCATAATGGCTATATTTTCAGCAGCCTGCTGGGGTTTACAGATTTGGAGTTCCAAGAAATGGCGCGAGAAGGCGTCATACGCTAA
- a CDS encoding CoA transferase encodes MTPSSALAGFRVVEYGNNISAAFCAKLMGDLGAEVIKVERLQGDESRQRGPFPNDVPDSEKSALFLYLNTNKRGVTLNVEDARGRDLFLRLMKRADLLVENNAPAHMERLGLTYQTLQGVNSALVATSITPFGQSGPYRDFRGYSIQASAMGGVTTVNGSSDREPLAPPYDLMDYAGGLYGCATSCVALLERDMSGLGQHVDVSVSDCIAAMHTGLYIWDGLTVGRRSGRSGRGEVFPNGLWRCKDGYISMIAPQVAQWIRFVKVMGDPEWTKQPRYRDRHAMATKYPEEVDALLAPWLMEHTKDEIFALCREAHVPVAPVQTIDEVMRDEQLQYRGFFTRIFREDIGEISAPGSPYHFSETPCAAHSPPPKLGEHNENVFCGDLGLSNDDLEKLRRSGVI; translated from the coding sequence ATGACTCCTTCGTCCGCCTTGGCAGGGTTCCGAGTTGTCGAATATGGGAACAACATCTCCGCCGCCTTTTGCGCGAAGCTGATGGGCGACCTCGGCGCGGAGGTCATCAAGGTGGAGCGACTCCAGGGCGATGAGTCCCGTCAGCGCGGCCCGTTCCCCAATGACGTGCCTGACTCGGAGAAAAGCGCGCTCTTTCTTTACCTCAACACCAACAAGCGCGGGGTCACGCTTAATGTGGAGGACGCACGAGGTCGGGATCTGTTCCTTCGTCTCATGAAACGCGCTGACCTTTTGGTAGAAAACAACGCTCCTGCCCACATGGAGCGCCTGGGGCTCACTTATCAGACGCTGCAAGGTGTGAACTCTGCTCTGGTCGCGACCTCCATCACTCCCTTTGGACAGAGTGGTCCCTACCGCGATTTTCGGGGGTACAGCATCCAGGCGAGCGCCATGGGCGGGGTCACGACAGTCAATGGAAGCTCGGACAGGGAGCCGCTGGCGCCGCCCTATGATCTGATGGACTATGCGGGAGGGCTCTACGGTTGCGCCACTTCCTGCGTGGCGCTCCTTGAACGGGACATGAGCGGGCTTGGTCAGCATGTTGATGTCTCCGTTAGTGACTGCATCGCCGCGATGCACACAGGTCTTTATATTTGGGATGGGCTTACGGTGGGAAGACGGTCTGGCAGAAGCGGCAGGGGGGAGGTTTTCCCCAACGGCCTATGGCGCTGCAAGGACGGGTATATCAGCATGATAGCTCCTCAGGTAGCCCAATGGATCCGGTTCGTCAAGGTCATGGGAGACCCTGAGTGGACGAAGCAGCCTCGATACCGGGACCGTCACGCAATGGCAACGAAGTACCCGGAGGAGGTGGACGCCCTTCTGGCTCCCTGGCTGATGGAACATACCAAAGATGAGATATTCGCACTCTGTCGGGAGGCGCACGTCCCCGTCGCGCCAGTCCAGACGATAGACGAAGTCATGCGGGATGAGCAGTTGCAGTATCGAGGCTTTTTCACCCGCATATTCAGAGAAGACATCGGAGAAATCTCAGCGCCAGGGTCACCGTATCACTTCTCGGAGACCCCCTGCGCGGCGCACAGCCCGCCTCCCAAGTTGGGAGAGCATAATGAAAACGTCTTTTGCGGGGACCTCGGCCTGAGCAATGACGACCTTGAGAAGCTTCGTCGTTCCGGCGTGATTTAG
- a CDS encoding ABC transporter substrate-binding protein: MKKHAAGFLLSCLVMVSMLAQACAPQANPSVPATANIPATGPSANAPQTPIPTLGPRTPSGQPTPAPAPSLSGPTATPAAGKVAPKRGGVLLIAAHGEPPTYDVQQETGLPVIFPLRNVYEGLVKYHYLQHSEIVPELADKWDVSADGTVYTFHLRADVKWHDGRPFTADDAAFSLMRMAHPENYNSVSPRGSALLTALDKVDVVNPSTIQVKLKYPSASFLPSIATDWIPVMPKHTIQASGDMKRVVNGTGPFLWTKHDRGVSMQLTKNNAYYDKSLPYLDGITFFVILDGNTRLAAFRTGRVRMTSMGGTAMTPSQAAVIKREMADKATMKEHAAFSRYVLFMNTSREPWKDVRVRQAVQMALDRQNLIKVNDNLGAIGAAMPPLGQWGLSEAELRNFPGYRQPKDSDIASAKRLLSEAGYGNGYKTGMLTLAGLDQLAPVIQQQLAAVGILTEPIEPLALPVLYERLEAARFSLVFTSFGEALDDPDTFFAYYVTGSPRNYGAFSDKEIDNLFEQEKKTLDVAQRKALTVKAQQRILELAIHPVAFWFVFQRAWWNEVKDYDPAPGSFVNLKMDRVWLDR; encoded by the coding sequence ATGAAGAAGCACGCTGCCGGCTTTTTGCTCAGTTGCCTTGTCATGGTTAGCATGCTGGCGCAAGCTTGCGCCCCGCAGGCTAATCCCTCCGTTCCCGCCACTGCCAACATTCCCGCGACCGGGCCCAGCGCCAATGCTCCGCAGACGCCTATCCCGACGCTGGGGCCTCGAACTCCGTCTGGTCAGCCCACGCCTGCTCCTGCTCCATCGCTATCTGGCCCAACTGCTACTCCCGCTGCTGGCAAAGTTGCTCCCAAGCGCGGTGGGGTACTCCTCATAGCAGCTCACGGAGAACCCCCAACCTATGATGTGCAACAGGAGACTGGCCTGCCCGTCATCTTTCCGCTCCGAAATGTTTACGAAGGACTCGTTAAGTATCACTATCTGCAGCACAGCGAAATAGTGCCCGAACTCGCTGATAAATGGGATGTCAGCGCAGACGGCACCGTGTATACCTTCCACCTGAGAGCTGACGTCAAGTGGCATGATGGTCGGCCATTCACCGCGGATGATGCCGCATTTAGCTTGATGCGGATGGCCCATCCCGAAAATTACAACAGTGTGAGTCCTCGGGGGTCCGCTCTTTTGACCGCATTGGACAAAGTGGATGTCGTGAATCCATCCACTATTCAGGTAAAACTGAAGTATCCCTCCGCTTCCTTCTTGCCGAGCATAGCAACCGATTGGATTCCCGTGATGCCCAAGCACACGATTCAGGCGTCCGGGGACATGAAGAGGGTTGTGAACGGTACGGGCCCTTTCCTCTGGACCAAGCACGACCGAGGCGTTAGCATGCAGTTGACGAAGAACAACGCCTACTACGATAAGTCTTTGCCGTATTTGGACGGGATAACTTTCTTTGTCATTCTAGACGGGAACACGCGGCTTGCCGCATTCCGCACTGGACGGGTGCGCATGACTTCCATGGGCGGGACAGCGATGACTCCAAGCCAGGCGGCAGTCATCAAGCGGGAGATGGCGGATAAGGCAACCATGAAAGAGCACGCCGCTTTCTCACGGTACGTGTTGTTCATGAACACCTCCCGTGAACCCTGGAAAGACGTGAGAGTGCGACAGGCTGTGCAGATGGCTCTAGACCGCCAAAACCTGATAAAGGTAAACGACAACTTGGGCGCTATCGGTGCGGCCATGCCGCCACTTGGTCAGTGGGGCCTCTCAGAAGCAGAACTACGGAATTTCCCGGGTTATCGCCAGCCCAAAGACTCTGACATTGCCTCAGCCAAACGGCTCTTGTCAGAAGCAGGATATGGAAATGGCTATAAGACGGGGATGCTGACTCTGGCGGGACTGGATCAGTTGGCGCCTGTGATTCAGCAGCAACTAGCTGCCGTTGGAATCCTGACCGAACCCATTGAGCCATTGGCTCTTCCTGTTCTTTATGAGCGGCTGGAGGCAGCTCGATTCAGCTTGGTGTTCACTTCTTTCGGTGAGGCTCTGGACGACCCCGACACGTTTTTTGCGTATTACGTCACGGGCAGCCCGAGAAATTACGGAGCGTTCAGCGACAAGGAAATCGACAACCTCTTTGAGCAAGAGAAAAAGACGCTAGATGTTGCCCAACGCAAGGCGTTGACGGTCAAGGCGCAGCAACGTATTCTGGAGTTGGCCATCCATCCCGTAGCATTCTGGTTTGTGTTTCAACGAGCTTGGTGGAACGAAGTCAAGGACTACGATCCTGCGCCGGGCTCCTTCGTCAATCTGAAGATGGACAGAGTCTGGCTGGACCGATAG
- a CDS encoding dienelactone hydrolase family protein — protein sequence MWNQFRTDAYEGMLAETISIKGHNGDLINAYFTRPLGPGPFPGIVLVHHLPGWDELFREMARRFTQHGYVVICPNLFYRFGHGRPDEVAGKARGQGGVPDDSVIADCDAALHYLRSLPYSNGKVGVIGTCSGGRHAFLVACRVSRFDAAVDCWGGRVVASRQDLTPQQPVAPIDYTKDLSCPLLGLFGNEDQSPSPEQVNQLEAELKKHGKTYEFHRYDGAGHGFWYYDRSNYRPQQAMDGWQKVFAFFGQHLPA from the coding sequence ATGTGGAACCAGTTCAGGACAGACGCCTATGAGGGGATGCTGGCGGAAACCATCTCTATCAAGGGGCATAACGGTGATCTGATCAACGCCTACTTCACGCGGCCGCTGGGGCCGGGCCCATTTCCGGGAATTGTGCTGGTCCATCACCTCCCCGGGTGGGACGAACTCTTCAGGGAGATGGCCCGTCGGTTCACTCAACACGGCTACGTGGTCATCTGTCCGAACCTGTTTTATCGCTTCGGACATGGAAGGCCGGACGAGGTGGCAGGGAAGGCACGCGGGCAGGGCGGCGTGCCTGATGACAGCGTGATAGCCGACTGCGACGCTGCCTTGCACTATCTGCGGTCACTCCCCTACAGCAACGGCAAAGTAGGTGTCATTGGCACATGCTCGGGTGGGCGGCACGCCTTCCTGGTGGCGTGCCGAGTGAGCAGGTTCGATGCCGCGGTGGACTGCTGGGGTGGCCGCGTGGTTGCGTCCCGGCAGGACCTGACACCCCAGCAGCCAGTGGCGCCCATTGATTACACCAAAGACCTGTCGTGCCCGCTGTTGGGCCTCTTCGGCAATGAGGACCAGAGCCCTTCGCCGGAACAGGTGAACCAGCTTGAGGCAGAGCTGAAAAAGCACGGCAAGACCTACGAGTTCCACCGGTACGATGGCGCGGGGCACGGGTTCTGGTACTACGACCGGTCGAATTACCGCCCGCAGCAGGCCATGGATGGCTGGCAGAAGGTATTCGCTTTCTTTGGCCAGCACCTGCCAGCGTAG
- a CDS encoding MFS transporter: protein MEEHDCTQGVVLVGAQQIEGKPRGIIRRLTHLSTFESLHIRDYRLLWLGQVGTSMGQWMDQVTRGWLIYTMTGSAVQLGIAAAMRGIPLLIFGILAGAVADRYGRKRQLIIAQSTNVVLNVILATLVLTQQVQPWHIYVSGFLAGTAQAFQQPARQTLITDIVGNKYLMNALALNAAVINGSRTVGPAIAGFLIVLIGSDGSYYMQAAMYFFATIWTMQMRVPDRAVSIASKATESLLSSTKEGLAYVAGHRDLRALMILALGPLTLGFPYISLMPIFAVDILHGDAQTQGLLLTFGGIGALAGALVVASMHRRYAYSWPVIVGATAFGLGLMAFSQSHWFVLSAIFITIVGVFNVTYQTQTQTLAQIIAPRHFRGRVMSIYLLSRGLIPVATLLAGSLAAALGAPTALLIMSAGCIIVVWAVVLLTPGFAKLRVELNASAAGGVVSHGESPALD from the coding sequence TTGGAGGAGCATGACTGCACGCAGGGCGTCGTTCTAGTGGGGGCTCAACAGATTGAGGGCAAGCCGCGCGGCATCATCCGGCGACTCACGCATCTGTCCACCTTTGAGTCCCTGCATATTCGCGACTACCGTCTTCTTTGGTTGGGCCAGGTCGGTACCAGCATGGGCCAATGGATGGACCAGGTCACTCGAGGCTGGCTCATTTATACCATGACTGGCTCGGCGGTCCAGTTGGGCATAGCGGCGGCCATGCGGGGCATCCCGCTGCTGATCTTCGGTATTCTTGCTGGCGCCGTCGCCGACCGGTACGGGCGCAAGCGTCAGCTCATCATTGCACAAAGCACAAACGTTGTCCTCAACGTTATTCTTGCCACGCTCGTGCTCACTCAGCAAGTCCAGCCGTGGCATATCTACGTCAGCGGCTTCCTAGCGGGCACCGCCCAGGCGTTCCAGCAACCCGCTCGGCAGACCCTCATAACGGACATTGTGGGCAATAAGTACCTTATGAACGCTCTCGCCCTCAACGCCGCTGTCATAAATGGCAGCCGTACCGTCGGCCCGGCCATCGCGGGCTTTCTCATCGTTCTTATAGGCTCGGATGGTTCTTACTACATGCAGGCCGCCATGTATTTCTTTGCGACCATCTGGACCATGCAAATGAGAGTTCCTGACCGAGCAGTCTCGATCGCCAGCAAAGCCACGGAATCGCTGCTCTCCTCCACGAAAGAGGGATTGGCCTACGTCGCGGGACACCGAGACCTCCGCGCGCTCATGATTCTGGCATTGGGACCCTTGACCCTTGGGTTCCCGTATATCAGCTTGATGCCCATCTTCGCCGTAGATATCCTGCACGGTGACGCGCAGACCCAGGGCCTGCTCCTCACGTTTGGGGGCATCGGCGCATTGGCTGGCGCGCTCGTCGTCGCCTCGATGCACAGGCGGTATGCCTACAGTTGGCCTGTTATTGTGGGAGCCACAGCATTCGGGCTTGGCCTCATGGCGTTCTCGCAATCCCACTGGTTTGTTCTGTCCGCCATCTTCATCACGATTGTTGGTGTCTTCAACGTCACGTACCAGACTCAGACCCAGACCCTGGCGCAGATCATTGCGCCTCGCCACTTCCGGGGCCGCGTCATGAGCATCTACCTTCTGAGCCGGGGACTGATACCCGTCGCCACGCTTCTGGCGGGCAGCCTCGCAGCAGCATTGGGCGCGCCGACAGCACTCCTCATCATGAGCGCTGGGTGCATTATCGTTGTCTGGGCCGTGGTACTGCTGACACCCGGGTTTGCCAAGCTGAGAGTCGAATTGAACGCGAGCGCCGCCGGGGGCGTAGTGTCACACGGCGAATCTCCCGCACTTGACTGA
- a CDS encoding NAD(P)-binding domain-containing protein → MRSTALGVRFGFIGFGEVGYNMGKGFKAAGAPQVLACAHGAHNKPPYSAAFRTRATEQGVELRDSLESVVRDSDVVFSVVVPVAALSIAREAARCTRRGQFYVDVNSSHPSQKEEAARLIEASGAAYIDAIIARDTRTMPHVTIAGHRIHMPIASTSAAAFKKLMEPYGMDLAIIPGPAGNATRAKLIRSLLTKGIMALQWEAALAAWKAGLDPDALKGDVFAPAEVSLPHFLAELTADPRHPISGVSHLERRSDEMMECASMLQDIGVEPVMAKAIAQRLKWAKGFRLEDAFDGKKPASYKELLAAMESHTRRSSVASR, encoded by the coding sequence GTGCGGAGTACTGCTTTAGGAGTCAGGTTCGGATTCATCGGCTTCGGGGAAGTGGGCTACAACATGGGTAAGGGGTTCAAGGCTGCGGGAGCGCCGCAGGTCTTGGCCTGCGCTCATGGGGCACACAACAAGCCACCGTACTCCGCCGCCTTCCGGACGCGTGCGACAGAGCAGGGAGTCGAGTTGCGCGACTCCCTGGAGTCAGTGGTCCGCGACTCGGACGTGGTGTTCTCCGTCGTCGTGCCTGTCGCGGCCCTGTCCATTGCCCGCGAGGCCGCCCGCTGCACGCGGCGGGGCCAGTTTTACGTTGACGTGAACTCGTCGCATCCCAGTCAGAAAGAGGAGGCGGCGCGACTTATCGAGGCGTCCGGCGCGGCCTACATTGACGCGATTATCGCCCGCGACACGCGGACGATGCCCCACGTCACAATCGCGGGTCACAGGATACATATGCCCATCGCCTCCACGTCCGCGGCGGCTTTCAAGAAGCTCATGGAGCCGTACGGAATGGACCTGGCGATCATTCCCGGGCCGGCGGGGAACGCCACCCGCGCCAAGCTGATACGGAGCCTCCTGACTAAAGGCATCATGGCGCTCCAGTGGGAGGCGGCGCTCGCGGCGTGGAAGGCGGGCCTGGACCCGGACGCGCTCAAAGGCGATGTCTTTGCCCCCGCGGAGGTCAGCCTCCCCCATTTCCTGGCCGAGCTCACCGCCGACCCCCGGCATCCCATCTCCGGAGTCAGCCACCTGGAGCGCCGCTCCGACGAGATGATGGAATGCGCGAGCATGCTGCAAGACATCGGCGTGGAGCCGGTTATGGCGAAGGCGATTGCCCAGCGGCTCAAGTGGGCCAAGGGTTTTCGCTTGGAAGACGCCTTTGACGGGAAGAAGCCCGCCAGCTACAAGGAACTCCTAGCGGCTATGGAGTCGCACACACGGCGGTCGTCCGTTGCATCTCGATAA